TACAGGCTCGGGCTAGTCAACCCGGGACTTACGGTCTGCTTCCGCAAGCCCCCGGCCTTGTGCCGGGGGTGGTTGACCACCCCTCAAAAACAATTCCTGTGGCGACCTGCGCCACCGCCACCACCGCCACAAAAACACGTCCAGGGGCGTGTCGAACGGTGAGGCGAAGGCCAGGACCGCCCCGACAAGAAACACCAGCACGAAAACGGCAAACCGGAGGGCGAGGGGGAGCGGCAGGGCCGCCCCCAGCCCCCCGAAGCAGAAGCCCGCGAACAGCCAGCCGAGCTGCCGGAGGGAGATGACCCCCCCGATCAGCTTCTCTTCGTCAGAAATTTGAACAGGAACGGGCCAGGCACGCATCACTGACCCACCTTCGTCATCAGGCCGA
Above is a genomic segment from Bacillota bacterium containing:
- a CDS encoding PrgI family protein, whose translation is MRAWPVPVQISDEEKLIGGVISLRQLGWLFAGFCFGGLGAALPLPLALRFAVFVLVFLVGAVLAFASPFDTPLDVFLWRWWRWRRSPQELFLRGGQPPPAQGRGLAEADRKSRVD